One Alkaliphilus sp. B6464 genomic window carries:
- a CDS encoding GNAT family N-acetyltransferase, with protein MIDNNNINFPEIETDRLILKEIEVENATSIFNIFSNEEIMKYYGRFPMKSIEEAENLITMFNENFKSNNGIRWGILLKEENRIIGTCGYHNWNKRHSRAEIGYELSMDSWGKGYIKEVLKVIIDYGYEVMNLNRIEAVVYLENEASIKSLINQGFKKEGLLEKYAFFRDVYQDLIMFSLLKKNWVKK; from the coding sequence ATGATAGACAATAATAATATAAATTTTCCTGAAATAGAAACAGATAGATTAATATTAAAAGAAATCGAAGTCGAAAATGCAACATCTATTTTCAATATATTTTCTAATGAAGAAATTATGAAGTATTATGGTCGATTTCCAATGAAATCTATTGAAGAAGCTGAAAACTTAATTACAATGTTTAATGAGAATTTTAAAAGCAATAATGGAATAAGATGGGGGATTTTACTTAAAGAAGAGAATAGAATCATAGGAACTTGTGGTTATCATAACTGGAATAAAAGGCATTCGAGAGCGGAGATAGGCTATGAATTATCTATGGACTCATGGGGAAAAGGATACATCAAAGAAGTTTTAAAAGTAATCATAGACTATGGTTATGAAGTTATGAATCTAAATAGGATTGAAGCAGTAGTATATCTTGAAAATGAAGCTTCAATAAAAAGCTTAATAAATCAAGGATTTAAAAAAGAAGGACTACTAGAAAAGTATGCCTTTTTTAGAGATGTTTATCAAGATTTAATAATGTTTTCCCTATTAAAGAAAAACTGGGTAAAGAAATAA
- a CDS encoding [FeFe] hydrogenase, group A, with protein sequence MKGTMIVDGRKIEFDKEKNVLEVVRKAGINLPTFCYHSELSIYGACRMCIVEDTWGNTFASCSQLPKDGMEIFTNTPKVQKYRKTILEMILANHDRDCTSCDRTGKCELQELAIRFGIKDIRFDEIRKKLPIDKSSLSIVRNPNKCILCGDCVRVCEEMQGVGALSFAYRGSNMTVSPAFNRDIAEINCVNCGQCRAVCPTGAIIIKNENHMVWEAVHNKSKRVIAQIAPAVRVALGEEFGLNPGEVTIGKIIAALKTLGVDEVYDTAFAADMTVIEESKEFVERLTSGENLPLFTSCCPGWVKFAENKFPDIMDNISTCKSPQQMFGAVIKEYYKEASKKEGKETVMISVMPCTAKKAEIAREEFEHEGMRDVDIVITTQELALLIKEAGIIFEQLEEEAFDMPFGLASGSGIIFGATGGVTEAVVTRLLKDKPDHSAKDVLFKNVRGMENLKEATFNVDGKEVKVAVVHGLKSTDELIKQIKAGERYYDFIEVMACPGGCIAGGGQPIPINTEMRKERAKGLYKLDRTSHIKSSEKNPLVLSLFENILKDNRELLHVHKK encoded by the coding sequence ATGAAGGGAACAATGATTGTCGACGGTAGAAAGATAGAATTTGATAAAGAGAAAAACGTATTAGAGGTAGTGAGAAAAGCTGGTATTAATTTGCCAACCTTCTGTTATCATTCTGAGCTAAGTATTTATGGTGCCTGTAGAATGTGTATAGTGGAGGATACATGGGGGAATACATTTGCTTCTTGTTCCCAGCTACCAAAGGATGGCATGGAGATATTTACAAATACTCCTAAGGTACAGAAATACAGAAAAACAATACTTGAAATGATACTAGCAAACCATGATAGAGATTGTACTTCCTGTGATAGAACTGGAAAATGTGAACTTCAAGAATTAGCTATTAGATTTGGTATTAAAGATATTAGATTTGATGAAATTAGAAAAAAACTTCCAATAGATAAAAGTAGTCTAAGTATAGTTAGAAATCCAAACAAATGTATTCTATGTGGTGACTGTGTAAGAGTATGTGAAGAGATGCAAGGGGTAGGTGCTTTAAGTTTTGCATATAGGGGTTCAAATATGACGGTGTCACCAGCCTTTAATAGGGATATAGCTGAAATAAATTGTGTTAACTGTGGACAGTGTAGAGCGGTTTGTCCTACTGGTGCAATTATCATAAAAAATGAAAATCATATGGTATGGGAAGCAGTTCATAATAAGTCAAAGAGAGTCATTGCACAGATAGCTCCAGCCGTAAGGGTTGCATTAGGTGAAGAGTTCGGACTAAATCCAGGTGAAGTAACCATAGGAAAAATTATAGCTGCACTTAAGACACTTGGTGTTGATGAAGTTTATGATACTGCATTTGCTGCGGATATGACAGTTATTGAAGAAAGTAAGGAGTTTGTAGAGAGATTGACTTCAGGAGAAAACCTACCACTATTTACTTCCTGTTGTCCTGGATGGGTAAAGTTTGCAGAGAATAAGTTTCCAGATATTATGGATAATATATCCACGTGCAAGTCTCCACAACAGATGTTTGGAGCAGTTATAAAAGAATATTACAAGGAAGCAAGCAAAAAGGAAGGTAAAGAAACTGTAATGATATCAGTAATGCCTTGTACTGCTAAAAAAGCAGAAATAGCTAGAGAAGAATTCGAGCATGAAGGTATGAGAGATGTGGATATAGTAATTACCACTCAAGAACTGGCACTTCTTATTAAAGAAGCTGGAATTATATTTGAACAACTAGAAGAAGAAGCATTTGATATGCCATTTGGATTGGCAAGTGGTTCTGGAATAATATTTGGAGCTACTGGTGGGGTTACTGAGGCTGTAGTTACTAGGTTATTAAAAGACAAACCAGATCATTCTGCAAAGGATGTATTATTTAAAAATGTAAGAGGAATGGAAAATCTAAAGGAAGCAACCTTTAATGTAGATGGAAAAGAAGTTAAAGTTGCTGTAGTACATGGTTTAAAGAGCACAGATGAACTTATAAAACAAATTAAAGCAGGAGAAAGATATTACGATTTTATAGAGGTAATGGCTTGCCCAGGTGGATGTATAGCTGGTGGGGGACAGCCAATTCCTATAAATACAGAAATGAGAAAAGAGAGAGCTAAAGGACTTTACAAGCTTGATAGAACATCACATATCAAGAGCTCTGAGAAAAATCCACTAGTACTATCACTGTTTGAAAATATACTAAAGGATAATCGTGAATTATTACATGTGCATAAAAAATAA
- a CDS encoding NADH-quinone oxidoreductase subunit NuoE family protein: MLTVEMKETIDGVVAKYGNNQSSIITILQEIQGRYRYLPEEVLEYIADKMDISSSKIFGIATFYENFSLKPKGKYVIKICDGTACHVRKSIPILNTLQKELSLSNEKHTTDDLMFTVETVSCLGACGLAPVITINDKVYGKVTPESTVELLNKLREEA, translated from the coding sequence ATGCTTACTGTAGAGATGAAGGAAACAATTGATGGAGTTGTAGCAAAGTATGGTAATAATCAATCTTCTATAATTACTATTCTGCAAGAAATTCAAGGGAGGTATAGGTATTTACCAGAGGAAGTGCTGGAATACATAGCTGATAAAATGGATATTAGTTCCTCTAAGATATTTGGTATCGCAACATTTTATGAGAACTTTTCCTTAAAACCAAAGGGAAAATATGTTATTAAAATTTGTGATGGCACTGCTTGTCATGTCAGAAAATCCATACCAATACTAAATACTCTGCAAAAAGAATTATCCCTTAGCAATGAAAAGCACACTACTGATGATTTAATGTTTACTGTTGAAACCGTATCATGCCTTGGAGCATGTGGGCTTGCTCCAGTAATTACTATCAATGATAAGGTTTATGGAAAGGTAACTCCTGAATCTACAGTGGAACTCTTAAATAAATTAAGGGAGGAAGCATAG
- a CDS encoding MutS family DNA mismatch repair protein gives MCSKEAKQVYQKRAEYYSRLLNKLAKNINYISTLRLIVAIATVASTIKALYFSLAAFLLGTAIFIYLVIIHKKLKNKHKYISNLKEINTYSIMRLEGRWIEFEDRGLEFKDEEHSYSYDLDIFGQGSLFQWINTAKTHMGRLRLANILKYPADNKEIINKRQQSISELSKKLWWRQRLQAEAKMIDHEDIDIAELLNWAKNKNGIFNKPFIIIVVRLLPVVTILTLVLSYRASIIPKYIPFFLLFTQALMIFLSSYKISKEFAIVYKYHSTIKAYRRILKHFEKTKFNTEYINELKARLINNEGITAIEQLKKLEVVLHRADNRKNMIFFPVNVLTLWDYQCMIDLEKWRRQSGLLIEKWFEVIGELEALSSLAIIGYDYPNWSIPIISEEDSIINSKSIGHPLLTNKQIYNDVILQKPCRVLLITGSNMSGKSTFLRTIGINLILAYSGASVCATSMTCSIFSIHTCMRTSDNLEKGISSFYGELLRIKNILNATKKDKQVFFLLDEIFKGTNSYDRHIGAKMLIKQLYNNGASGLVSTHDLELGSMEVENESKVKNFHFSEYYKNNKIYFDYKLKPGISTTRNALYLIKIIGIEIDDINKIQ, from the coding sequence ATGTGCTCTAAAGAAGCTAAACAAGTATATCAAAAACGTGCTGAATATTATTCAAGGTTATTAAACAAATTAGCAAAGAATATAAATTATATCAGTACTCTCAGATTAATTGTAGCTATTGCCACTGTTGCAAGTACAATAAAGGCATTGTATTTTTCGTTGGCAGCATTCTTATTAGGAACTGCCATTTTTATTTATTTAGTGATTATTCATAAAAAGCTTAAAAATAAACATAAATATATTTCTAATCTAAAAGAAATAAATACTTATTCTATAATGAGATTAGAAGGTCGATGGATTGAGTTTGAAGATAGGGGCTTGGAGTTTAAAGATGAAGAACATAGTTACTCTTATGATCTTGATATATTTGGGCAGGGTTCTTTATTTCAATGGATTAATACAGCAAAAACACATATGGGAAGGTTGAGGCTCGCTAATATTCTTAAATACCCAGCTGATAATAAAGAAATTATAAATAAACGACAGCAATCAATAAGTGAATTATCTAAGAAACTGTGGTGGCGGCAAAGGCTTCAAGCAGAAGCTAAAATGATTGACCATGAGGATATTGATATAGCAGAATTGCTTAATTGGGCGAAGAATAAAAACGGGATATTTAATAAACCTTTTATAATTATAGTAGTGCGGTTGTTACCCGTAGTAACTATTTTAACTTTGGTATTATCCTATAGAGCTAGTATAATACCAAAGTATATTCCGTTTTTTTTACTATTTACTCAAGCTTTAATGATTTTTTTATCTTCATATAAAATAAGCAAGGAATTTGCTATAGTATATAAATACCACAGCACTATTAAAGCTTATAGAAGAATACTAAAACACTTTGAAAAAACAAAATTCAATACTGAATATATTAATGAATTAAAAGCGAGATTGATAAACAATGAAGGAATCACAGCTATAGAGCAATTGAAAAAACTTGAAGTTGTATTGCATAGAGCAGACAATAGAAAAAACATGATATTTTTTCCTGTCAATGTGCTTACACTTTGGGATTATCAGTGCATGATTGATTTAGAGAAATGGAGAAGACAATCTGGGTTGTTAATTGAAAAATGGTTTGAGGTTATAGGGGAGCTAGAGGCCTTATCCAGCTTGGCGATTATTGGATATGATTATCCTAATTGGTCAATACCTATAATTAGTGAAGAAGACTCAATTATTAATTCAAAATCCATAGGTCATCCGCTACTTACGAATAAGCAGATATATAATGATGTAATACTTCAAAAACCCTGTAGAGTATTATTAATAACAGGATCAAATATGTCAGGAAAGAGTACTTTTCTAAGGACAATTGGAATAAACTTAATCCTTGCTTACTCGGGAGCTTCAGTATGTGCTACAAGCATGACCTGCTCTATATTTAGTATACATACTTGTATGAGAACAAGTGACAATCTAGAAAAAGGTATATCTTCATTTTATGGAGAATTATTAAGAATTAAGAATATATTAAATGCAACTAAGAAAGATAAACAAGTATTTTTCTTACTTGATGAAATATTTAAAGGCACCAACTCCTATGACCGTCATATCGGTGCTAAGATGCTAATAAAGCAACTATACAATAATGGAGCTTCAGGTCTGGTATCGACACATGACTTAGAATTGGGGTCTATGGAAGTAGAAAATGAAAGTAAGGTCAAAAACTTTCATTTTAGTGAATACTATAAGAATAACAAAATCTATTTTGATTATAAGTTAAAGCCGGGAATTTCTACAACAAGAAATGCTTTATACCTTATTAAAATAATTGGAATAGAAATAGATGATATTAATAAAATTCAATAA
- a CDS encoding RidA family protein → MINKQNSTRIERVDPTNIPSPVGKYSHITKIPKNSDIFVTSGQVGVDMDNNIPESINDQVENTFKNIADLLASQQLSADNVIKVNIWATEEIDWDYFDSKWDSLFGTEYPSMTVAYISALGLPELKIEIELWAAK, encoded by the coding sequence ATGATAAATAAACAGAATAGTACAAGAATTGAAAGAGTAGACCCTACAAATATTCCGTCTCCTGTCGGAAAATATAGCCATATAACGAAGATACCGAAAAATTCTGATATTTTTGTGACTTCGGGCCAAGTAGGTGTGGATATGGATAACAATATTCCTGAATCAATTAATGATCAAGTGGAAAATACGTTTAAAAATATTGCTGATCTATTAGCATCTCAACAATTATCTGCCGATAATGTAATTAAGGTTAATATTTGGGCAACTGAAGAAATTGATTGGGATTATTTCGATAGCAAATGGGATTCATTATTTGGAACAGAATATCCTTCAATGACTGTTGCATATATAAGTGCATTAGGTTTACCTGAATTAAAAATAGAAATAGAATTATGGGCTGCAAAATAA
- a CDS encoding NAD-dependent protein deacylase: MSIDKLKEILDNSTNIVFFGGAGVSTESGIPDFRSADGIYNKKTNLLYSPEEILSHNFFFKHTEEFYKFYKEKMIYCDAKPNYAHIALAKLEDIGKLKAIITQNIDGLHQMAGSKNVLELHGSVNRNHCIRCNKFYDIEYVINSRDIPACSCGGVIKPYVVLYGEQLDDNIISKTIDSISKADTLIVGGTSLTVYPASSFLKYFKGKNLVLINKTPTPWDKEANMVIDANISDVFKKVI; this comes from the coding sequence ATGAGTATAGATAAGTTAAAGGAAATACTAGACAACTCTACAAACATAGTATTCTTCGGAGGGGCAGGGGTTTCTACCGAATCTGGAATTCCAGATTTCCGCTCTGCAGATGGTATTTACAATAAAAAAACTAATCTACTTTATAGTCCGGAGGAAATTTTAAGTCACAATTTTTTCTTTAAGCATACCGAAGAATTTTACAAGTTTTACAAAGAAAAAATGATATATTGTGATGCAAAGCCTAATTATGCACACATAGCGCTAGCAAAATTAGAGGATATTGGTAAATTAAAAGCAATTATTACACAAAATATTGATGGATTGCACCAAATGGCTGGTAGCAAAAATGTTTTAGAGTTACATGGTTCTGTAAACCGAAATCATTGTATTAGATGCAACAAGTTTTACGACATAGAATATGTTATAAATTCTAGAGACATACCTGCGTGTTCTTGTGGTGGAGTTATAAAGCCATATGTTGTTCTCTACGGGGAACAACTAGACGATAATATTATATCTAAAACAATAGATAGTATAAGTAAGGCAGATACACTAATAGTTGGAGGAACTTCCTTAACTGTTTATCCAGCATCTAGTTTTTTAAAATATTTTAAAGGTAAAAATTTAGTTTTAATTAATAAAACTCCTACTCCTTGGGATAAGGAAGCAAATATGGTTATAGACGCTAATATTTCTGATGTATTTAAGAAGGTTATATAA
- a CDS encoding CD3324 family protein, translated as MKYKKAQDVLPKDILELIQEYMDGGYLYIPRKFENKRSWGESSGSKFEIRERNIEIYNKYKEGISVKQLAKEYYLSQSSIRRIICQHNI; from the coding sequence GTGAAATATAAAAAAGCACAAGATGTATTACCTAAAGATATTCTTGAATTAATTCAAGAATACATGGATGGTGGTTATTTATATATACCAAGAAAATTTGAAAATAAGAGATCTTGGGGTGAATCAAGTGGTTCAAAGTTTGAGATAAGAGAAAGAAATATAGAGATATATAATAAATATAAAGAAGGTATATCAGTTAAACAACTTGCTAAAGAATATTATCTATCTCAAAGTAGTATAAGAAGAATAATATGCCAACATAATATATAG
- a CDS encoding dipeptidase, translated as MNKIDLFLNLSDQIKAEKNASKFHFDCIVVDAHNDTMMKVIDPQTGLPKINIGEETNFQIDISKAQVGGLDVAYFAAFSDYEGSDDTSTIKANSKILAILNALYWTVKNNSDTITIATSVREIKESILNRKIVAVPTIEGAYALEERNAIELLNQYYDLGVRAVGYVWNSPNALGAGTTGSIDMGLTELGYKVTKEMNRLGIIIDVSHMNEKTFWDVIKASEAPIIASHSCVYSLRNHVRNLTDEQIIALASIGGVINLNYWCEILGDTKDGIDIKKLIDHIDYIVDLVGIDYVGLGSDFDGATMPDDIQSAKDLPNITLELVKRGYSKSDIEKILGLNNLRVMEEVQKIAEKSLSNVDRLVISPCIKMGDIIQDAAPLFTAQAKKKDIYDDELSFRVIVDGIIYESEFNEKTGVLSLQLEEPLLAENFHVVTFEGKSTSGKITRETRIFYIK; from the coding sequence ATGAATAAAATAGATTTATTTTTAAACCTATCAGATCAAATAAAAGCAGAGAAAAATGCATCTAAATTTCATTTTGATTGTATAGTAGTAGATGCACATAACGACACAATGATGAAAGTAATTGATCCGCAAACTGGATTACCTAAAATAAATATAGGAGAAGAGACAAATTTTCAAATCGATATATCAAAGGCTCAAGTAGGAGGACTTGATGTCGCATATTTTGCAGCTTTTTCAGACTATGAAGGTTCTGATGATACCTCAACTATAAAAGCTAATAGCAAAATACTAGCAATACTAAACGCTTTGTATTGGACTGTAAAAAATAACTCTGACACCATAACCATAGCAACATCTGTTAGAGAAATTAAAGAATCTATACTTAATAGAAAAATAGTTGCAGTACCTACGATTGAGGGAGCATATGCACTAGAAGAAAGGAATGCAATAGAATTATTAAATCAATACTATGATTTAGGAGTTCGAGCTGTTGGTTATGTATGGAATTCTCCAAATGCTTTAGGAGCAGGAACGACTGGTTCAATTGATATGGGATTAACAGAACTAGGTTATAAAGTTACTAAGGAAATGAATAGATTAGGAATTATTATTGATGTATCTCATATGAATGAAAAGACCTTCTGGGATGTTATAAAGGCGTCTGAAGCTCCAATTATTGCAAGTCATTCTTGTGTTTATAGCTTAAGAAATCATGTCCGGAATCTTACAGATGAACAAATTATTGCTCTGGCAAGTATTGGAGGAGTTATAAATCTTAATTATTGGTGTGAAATATTAGGCGATACTAAAGATGGTATAGATATTAAAAAATTAATTGATCACATAGATTATATAGTAGATTTAGTAGGTATAGATTATGTTGGATTAGGATCTGATTTTGATGGAGCAACTATGCCAGATGATATTCAAAGTGCTAAGGACCTTCCTAATATTACATTAGAACTTGTTAAAAGAGGATATTCTAAATCTGATATTGAGAAAATACTTGGATTAAATAATCTTAGAGTTATGGAAGAAGTTCAAAAAATAGCAGAAAAGTCTTTATCTAATGTTGATCGATTAGTTATTAGTCCATGTATTAAAATGGGCGATATTATCCAGGATGCAGCACCACTATTTACTGCACAGGCTAAGAAGAAAGATATCTATGATGATGAATTAAGCTTTAGAGTAATTGTTGATGGTATCATTTATGAATCTGAGTTTAATGAAAAAACAGGAGTGTTATCTTTACAATTGGAAGAACCACTTCTTGCAGAGAATTTCCATGTTGTAACCTTTGAAGGTAAAAGCACTTCAGGTAAGATCACTCGTGAAACAAGAATATTTTATATCAAATAA
- the hydE gene encoding [FeFe] hydrogenase H-cluster radical SAM maturase HydE produces the protein MKITNLIDKLYKTNGLDYDELVFILDHIEESGKSYLIEKAHETRMKIYGDKVYMRGLIEFTNYCKKGCKYCGINASNKNVERYRLTLEDILQCCDVGYRLGYRTFVLQGGEDDYYLDNMIVGIITEIKDKYPDAAVTLSMGEKSYESYEKYYKAGADRYLLRHETASRKLFERIHRNSNYDNRMECLWNLKKIGYQVGAGFMVGIPTQTKEDLAKDILFLKELEAEMVGIGPFIPHMDTIYKDEEGGTLNDTITMLALTRLFLPYSLLPATTALGTIHPLGREQGIRAGANVVMPNLSPTKVREKYSLYDGKICTGDEAAECRSCIENRIVSTGFSVDMSRGDNIKWRTRI, from the coding sequence ATGAAAATAACAAATCTAATAGATAAACTGTATAAAACCAATGGTTTAGATTATGATGAGTTAGTATTTATCCTAGATCATATTGAGGAGTCTGGGAAGAGCTATCTTATTGAAAAAGCTCATGAAACAAGAATGAAAATCTATGGTGATAAGGTTTATATGAGAGGATTAATAGAATTTACAAATTACTGTAAAAAGGGCTGTAAATATTGCGGGATAAATGCCTCGAATAAAAACGTGGAAAGATATAGACTGACATTAGAAGATATTCTTCAATGCTGTGATGTAGGTTATAGATTAGGGTATAGAACATTTGTATTACAAGGAGGAGAAGATGACTACTATTTAGATAATATGATAGTTGGCATAATCACTGAAATAAAAGATAAATATCCAGATGCTGCAGTAACCCTTTCAATGGGTGAGAAATCCTATGAATCCTATGAAAAATATTATAAAGCAGGTGCAGATAGGTATCTTCTTCGACATGAAACAGCCAGCCGAAAACTATTTGAAAGAATACATAGAAATTCTAACTATGATAATAGAATGGAATGCCTTTGGAATCTAAAGAAAATAGGATATCAGGTAGGAGCAGGATTTATGGTTGGAATACCAACACAAACCAAAGAAGATTTAGCTAAGGACATCCTGTTTCTGAAAGAATTAGAGGCTGAAATGGTGGGTATAGGGCCTTTCATTCCACACATGGATACTATCTACAAAGATGAAGAGGGTGGCACACTGAATGATACTATTACTATGCTTGCCTTAACTAGATTGTTTTTACCTTATTCATTATTGCCAGCAACAACAGCTCTAGGTACAATACATCCACTTGGAAGAGAACAGGGAATAAGGGCAGGAGCCAATGTAGTTATGCCAAATTTATCACCTACTAAAGTAAGGGAAAAGTATTCTCTATATGATGGAAAGATTTGTACTGGTGATGAAGCAGCGGAATGTAGAAGCTGCATAGAGAATAGAATAGTATCAACAGGTTTTTCTGTAGATATGTCCAGAGGAGACAATATAAAGTGGAGGACAAGAATATGA
- a CDS encoding NADH-quinone oxidoreductase subunit NuoF — protein sequence MKINSIKELIDTSRGFKNSLDRQYKKVLVCGGTGCVAGGSLEIYDEIKRLIEEKGLLAKIELYEEDKGIGVKKSGCHGFCEAGPLVRIEPDKFLYLKVKVEDCEDIVNTTLVEGKPVEKLMYNVEDKIYPVQEEIPFYKSQTRVVLEHCGHIDAESIQEYIAYGGYQALAKAIDKMTPAEVCKEISDANLRGRGGGGYPAGKKWSQVLSYSSDIKYIICNGDEGDPGAFMDRSLMEGDPHNIIEGMTIAAYGTGASEGYIYVRAEYPLAVARLNRAIDQAREIGLLGKNILGTGLNFDLHVNQGAGAFVCGEGSALIASIEGERGMPRVKAKRTVEEGLWRKPTVLNNVETFANVRHIIMNGANWYKSYGTNGSPGTKAFALTGNVNNTGLIEVPMGTTLRKIIFDIGGGIKDNKKFKAVQIGGPSGGCLTEEHLDMSLDFDSLIDVGAMIGSGGMVIMDEDTCMVEVARFFMNFTQNESCGKCVPCREGTKIMLNILEKIVSGKGTAEDLDLLEELANTITNTALCGLGKTAANPVVSSLKYFRDEYLTHVVDKRCLTRTCQSLKIIEISPELCRGCSKCSRICPVNAIDGKIKELYEIDQNKCIKCGTCIKSCTFAAIREA from the coding sequence ATGAAAATTAATAGTATTAAAGAACTCATAGACACTTCTCGAGGATTTAAGAATTCGTTAGATAGGCAATATAAGAAAGTACTGGTTTGTGGTGGAACAGGCTGTGTAGCAGGAGGATCTTTAGAAATTTATGATGAGATAAAGAGATTAATAGAAGAAAAAGGTTTATTAGCAAAGATAGAACTATATGAAGAAGATAAAGGGATAGGAGTTAAGAAAAGTGGTTGTCATGGATTTTGCGAGGCCGGTCCACTAGTTAGAATTGAACCGGATAAGTTCTTATATTTAAAGGTTAAGGTAGAAGACTGTGAAGATATTGTAAATACTACTTTAGTAGAAGGAAAACCAGTTGAAAAACTTATGTATAACGTAGAAGATAAAATTTACCCCGTGCAAGAAGAAATACCTTTTTACAAGAGTCAAACTAGGGTTGTATTAGAACATTGTGGACATATCGATGCTGAATCGATTCAAGAATATATTGCATACGGTGGATATCAGGCACTGGCTAAGGCTATAGACAAAATGACCCCTGCTGAAGTTTGCAAAGAAATATCTGATGCAAATCTTAGAGGAAGGGGAGGGGGAGGATATCCTGCCGGCAAGAAGTGGTCTCAAGTTCTTTCTTATTCTAGTGATATTAAGTATATAATATGCAATGGTGATGAGGGAGACCCTGGTGCGTTTATGGATAGATCTCTTATGGAAGGGGATCCTCATAATATAATTGAGGGCATGACTATTGCTGCCTATGGAACTGGAGCTTCTGAAGGTTATATCTATGTTAGAGCTGAATATCCATTGGCAGTAGCAAGGCTTAATAGGGCTATAGACCAAGCAAGAGAAATTGGCCTATTAGGTAAAAATATTCTAGGTACAGGTTTAAATTTTGACCTTCATGTAAATCAAGGTGCTGGGGCATTTGTGTGTGGCGAAGGTAGTGCACTTATTGCTTCAATTGAAGGTGAAAGAGGGATGCCTAGAGTAAAGGCAAAGAGAACTGTAGAAGAAGGATTATGGAGAAAACCTACTGTTTTAAATAATGTTGAAACTTTCGCTAATGTTAGACATATAATTATGAATGGTGCCAACTGGTATAAATCCTATGGCACAAATGGCAGTCCAGGTACAAAGGCCTTTGCACTAACTGGGAATGTAAATAATACTGGACTTATTGAAGTTCCAATGGGTACAACACTAAGGAAAATAATTTTTGATATAGGTGGAGGAATTAAGGATAATAAGAAGTTTAAGGCTGTGCAAATAGGAGGACCATCAGGTGGTTGCTTAACAGAAGAACATTTAGATATGTCATTAGATTTTGATTCATTAATAGATGTAGGTGCTATGATAGGCTCTGGTGGAATGGTAATAATGGATGAAGACACATGTATGGTAGAAGTAGCTAGGTTTTTTATGAACTTTACTCAAAATGAATCTTGTGGTAAATGTGTTCCGTGTAGGGAAGGTACTAAGATAATGCTTAATATACTTGAGAAAATTGTATCAGGCAAGGGAACAGCTGAAGATTTAGATTTACTTGAAGAGCTGGCAAATACAATAACTAATACTGCACTTTGTGGACTTGGTAAGACAGCTGCAAACCCTGTGGTTAGTTCATTAAAATATTTTAGAGATGAATATTTAACCCATGTAGTAGATAAAAGGTGTCTTACAAGGACTTGTCAAAGCCTAAAGATAATAGAGATTAGTCCTGAGCTTTGCAGAGGATGTAGCAAATGTAGCAGAATTTGTCCTGTAAATGCAATTGATGGGAAGATAAAGGAATTATATGAAATTGATCAAAATAAATGTATTAAATGCGGCACTTGTATAAAATCCTGCACATTTGCAGCCATAAGGGAGGCTTAA